Proteins from a genomic interval of Syngnathus acus chromosome 4, fSynAcu1.2, whole genome shotgun sequence:
- the vtg3 gene encoding vitellogenin 3, phosvitinless has product MRGLILCCLVALAACESVRYDFSLNPKKSYEYKYEGLVNFGLGMPNMAESGAKLTCKIKIVGASAQSFLLQISDLAFEEFNGFPGKDSFIASPKLTQRIAAQLVKPFMFDFASGHVGNIHASAEVSDTVVNIVRGILSFFHMTVKTTQTFYELEEAGIHGMCKSNYAVEENKETKHMTITQVVDVTNCRKKAERYSGMATALLDDISKKRGDSLISTMRYVYTIKPTTEGGLISRAHGLEQQHFSPFNVKGGSFKMKATKELVLLDVRDKPSAVTSKHGPMENRGNIIYKFVKAGAHLPILMQKSDDALSKAVELIKHLAEVNNYQIERATTEDVMKLYQLLRLVPYEGLEAMWKQFAAHDEYRRWFLDTIVEVNDARILKFLQRRFQERDITVSEAVQTLLLAFDHLDTTPELVETAKSFLNMPYSKSNIFVWHTVALSYGSLVYKHCAYHTPCPVSAVQPLLHFALDSLKNNNEKDMVLALKALGNAGHPGSTKTIMRFLPGVSANPVDLPPRVLSAAVQALRLIASRDPHSVQEVTMSLYLQKDLCAELRMLALMILFDTKPSMALVSTVTAHLQEEKNLHVISFTYSYLRSMARSRTPDNTFLSTACNVAVKILAPKFGRLTYRFSKAMRLDWFNDDLLLGTAGEFFMLRNATENIPTEIMMKGKLYFIGRIIQLLEMGVRSDGIKQIFAPIIPQLKGDLSDLQIIYRQLQNLETGDKPLLHFYSRASGQEWFFADINKEHIRNIMNAVNPSAGKNSAVWKAIENLQKGISWHRTKAFLIFETRYFQATTLGLPVEISKYYQTLNGITVNAKAAMNPPLTDHLGQLLTSEISLETDGFIGCTKDIWLSYGINTELFHSGVEFKSKIPYSIPWKLSAKLNIRERKFELDIPLSKKDVELISVSSDVYVVSRNIETPALPKITPMMPKAIDSNDKLVRKDPTIAKLENEGELQKPNNWHPRDKWCTQNNVYGSILCVESELRRAYYHEEYPLYYLLGYTNVALKAVPVQTNKPVEKIRFEVNADPIQHPSNTQELLESLRKISKTTSEGSSESVEAELNLSSPGKVFNSTPEAIFNVKALALSGNQKPEGYETAVYYTPMTNLRNTQVIVSQVGDNTNWKMCMDTVLDGRAEAKANVRWGAECQSFEMLLSANTSRLPCSNPTLRAKVHWTRIPEAMSEFFTGIKTYIPGMAFLLGFNQQFESNPRQEVSASVVASSSDSIDVRLRFPEYTVYRQSIPVPLPRDSLQELQYNTTMSRHG; this is encoded by the exons ATGAGAGGGCTCATCCTCTGCTGCCTTGTGGCCCTGGCCG CATGTGAAAGTGTCCGCTATG ATTTCAGCCTAAACCCCAAGAAATCCtatgaatataaatatgagGGACTGGTCAATTTTGGACTGGGCATGCCAAACATGGCTGAGTCTGGGGCCAAACTAACATGCAAGATTAAGATTGTCGGCGCGTCTGCGCAGAGCTTCCTCCTTCAG ATTTCAGATTTAGCCTTTGAGGAGTTTAATGGCTTCCCAGGGAAGGACAGCTTCATTGCTTCCCCTAAACTCACTCAGCGAATCgcggcccagcttgtcaaacCTTTTATGTTTGACTTTGCCAGTGGGCATGTGGGCAACATCCACGCCTCAGCTGAAGTATCCGACACTGTTGTCAACATCGTTAGAGGCATACTCAGCTTCTTCCACATGACTGTCAAGACCACACAGACGTTCTACGAACTCGAGGAG gctGGCATTCATGGCATGTGTAAGAGTAATTATGCCGTTGAAgaaaacaaggaaacaaaGCACATGACCATCACTCAGGTTGTGGATGTCACGAACTGCAGGAAGAAGGCAGAACGCTACAGCGGAATGGCAACCGCTCTGCTTGATGATATTTCCAAAAAG AGAGGAGATTCTCTTATTTCAACCATGCGATACGTTTACACAATCAAACCAACGACTGAAGGAGGCCTGATTTCCAGGGCTCATGGTTTGGAGCAGCAACACTTCAGTCCTTTCAATGTGAAGGGTGGAAGCTTCAAGATGAAAGCAAC AAAAGAATTAGTGTTGCTGGATGTGAGAGATAAGCCGTCTGCTGTTACCAGCAAACATGGGCCAATGGAAAACAGAGGCAATATTATTTACAAGTTTGTCAAAGCAGGTGCACACCTTCCTATCCTCATGCAGAAGTCGGATGATGCATTGTCAAAG GCTGTTGAGTTGATCAAACATTTAGCTGAAGTCAATAACTACCAAATTGAGAGAGCAACAACTGAGGATGTGATGAAGTTGTATCAACTCCTACGATTAGTGCCTTATGAAGGATTAGAAGCTATGTGGAAGCAGTTTGCTGCCCATGATGAGTACAG ACGGTGGTTTTTGGACACGATTGTAGAAGTCAACGATGCCAGAATCCTTAAGTTCCTACAAAGGAGGTTCCAAGAACGAGACATAACCGTTTCCGAGGCCGTTCAAACGCTCCTGCTGGCCTTCGATCATCTTGACACTACTCCTGAACTGGTTGAGACGGCTAAA AGCTTCCTGAACATGCCCTACAGTAAATCCAACATCTTTGTATGGCACACTGTGGCCCTTTCTTATGGCTCCCTGGTGTACAAGCACTGCGCCTACCACACACCTTGCCCAGTGTCTGCTGTTCAG CCACTGCTGCACTTCGCTCTGGACAGTCTGAAGAATAACAATGAGAAAGACATGGTTTTGGCTCTGAAAGCTCTGGGCAACGCGGGTCATCCAGGCAGCACTAAAACCATCATGCGGTTCCTCCCTGGAGTTTCAGCTAACCCAGTTGATCTCCCTCCTCGTGTGCTGAGTGCTGCTGTACAGGCCTTGAGACTCATCGCTTCGCGAGACCCACACAGT GTCCAGGAAGTCACAATGAGTCTTTACCTGCAAAAGGACCTTTGTGCTGAGTTGCGCATGTTAGCCTTGATGATCTTATTTGACACAAAGCCATCAATGGCGCTGGTGTCTACTGTGACTGCACATCTGCAGGAGGAGAAGAACCTTCATGTTATTAGTTTTACGTACTCCTATTTGAGAAGCATGGCCAGATCCAGAACTCCTGACAACACATTCCT GTCCACTGCCTGTAATGTAGCAGTGAAAATCCTGGCCCCAAAATTTGGCCGCCTCACCTACCGCTTCAGCAAGGCAATGCGCTTGGACTGGTTTAATG ATGATTTACTTCTTGGCACAGCTGGGGAGTTCTTCATGCTAAGAAATGCAACAGAAAACATCCCAACTGAAATCATGATGAAAGGAAAATTGTATTTCATTGGTAGAATTATTCAGCTTTTGGAG ATGGGAGTACGTTCTGATGGAATAAAGCAAATCTTTGCCCCCATCATCCCTCAGCTCAAAGGAGACCTTAGTGACTTGCAGATCATTTATCGGCAG CTTCAAAACTTGGAAACTGGTGACAAACCCCTTCTTCATTTCTATTCTCGTGCTTCTGGACAAGAGTGGTTTTTTGCAGATATCAACAAGGAGCATATTCGCAATATCATGAAT GCTGTGAATCCTTCTGCAGGCAAAAACAGCGCTGTGTGGAAAGCCATTGAGAATTTACAGAAGGGAATTTCATGGCATCGAACAAAGGCCTTCTTAATCTTTGAGACTCGTTACTTCCAAGCTACCACTCTCGGCCTTCCAGTGGAGATCAGCAAATATTATCAGACTCTTAATGGCATCACTGTGAATG caAAAGCTGCAATGAATCCACCATTGACTGATCACCTCGGCCAACTCTTGACCTCAGAAATATCACTGGAGACTGATGGCTTCATTGG tTGCACAAAGGATATTTGGCTGTCCTACGGTATCAACACGGAACTTTTCCACAGTGGGGTTGAGTTTAAGAGCAAAATACCATATTCCATTCCATGGAAGTTATCTGCCAAGCTTAACATCAGAGAAAGGAAATTTGAACTTGACATCCCTTTGAGCAAAAAGGATGTTGAACTCATCTCAGTCAG CTCCGATGTATACGTAGTCTCCAGGAACATCGAAACGCCAGCTTTGCCTAAAATTACCCCCATGATGCCCAAAGCTATTGACTCAAATGACAAACTTGTCAGAAAGGATCCAACAATTGCGAAGCTTGAAAACGAAGGAGAG CTGCAGAAACCCAACAACTGGCATCCAAGAGACAAATGGTGCACACAGAATAATGTTTATGGATCAATTTTGTGCGTTGAATCTGAGTTGAGACGAGCATATTACCACGAGGAGTATCCCTTGTACTACCTGTTGGGATACACCAATGTGGCACTCAAAGCAGTTCCAG TCCAGACAAACAAACCTGTTGAGAAGATCCGATTTGAGGTCAATGCTGATCCGATCCAACACCCTAGCAATACCCAAGAACTCCTTGAGAGTCTAAGGAAGATCTCAAAG aCCACCTCAGAAGGGTCCTCAGAGTCAGTCGAAGCAGAACTTAATCTGAGCTCTCCTGGCAAG GTCTTCAACTCCACACCTGAAGCAATTTTCAACGTCAAAGCTCTTGCATTGAGCGGGAACCAAAAACCTGAAGGTTATGAAACAGCTGTGTACTACACACCAATGACCAACCTAAGGAACACCCAAGTCATTGTGTCCCAGGTGGGAGACAATACCAACTGGAAAATGTGTATGGATACTGTGCTGGATGGCCGTGCAGAAGCAAAG GCAAACGTTAGATGGGGAGCTGAATGTCAGTCCTTTGAAATGTTATTGAGCGCCAACACTTCACGTCTGCCTTGTTCCAACCCAACGCTAAGGGCCAAAGTCCACTGGACCAGAATTCCAGAAGCCATGTCAGAGTTCTTCACTGG GATTAAGACCTATATCCCAGGCATGGCTTTCCTTCTTGGCTTCAACCAGCAGTTCGAAAGTAATCCGAGGCAAGAAGTTTCTGCCTCAGTTGTTGCTTCCTCATCAGACAGCATTGACGTGAGGCTTCGGTTCCCAGAG tATACAGTCTACCGCCAGTCTATCCCAGTTCCTCTGCCACGCGACAGTCTTCAGGAACTCCAATACAACACAACAATGTCGAGGCATGGGTGA